The Arachis hypogaea cultivar Tifrunner chromosome 19, arahy.Tifrunner.gnm2.J5K5, whole genome shotgun sequence genome has a window encoding:
- the LOC114925932 gene encoding uncharacterized protein produces the protein MQHAGNIAVHRFDRRNEVFEVHEMTSRKVLVVDIARQTCDCGHFQVEQLPCRHVIACCANQRLDWQLYVHDVYKITEVRKIYRFDFTPLGNPETWPTYQEPTLLLTNPTLRRRSKGHPKLTRYLNEMDSRNMRGSRICRLCGAQGHSRSRCPQRAGASGVGDNGGP, from the coding sequence ATGCAACATGCTGGGAATATAGCTGTGCACCGGTTTGATAGACGAAATGAGGTATTTGAGGTGCACGAAATGACTAGCAGAAAGGTGTTGGTAGTTGATATTGCGCGACAGACGTGTGACTGTGGGCACTTTCAGGTAGAACAACTACCATGTCGCCATGTTATTGCTTGCTGTGCTAACCAGCGTCTCGATTGGCAGTTGTATGTGCATGATGTGTACAAGATTACAGAGGTTCGTAAGATCTATAGGTTTGATTTCACACCATTAGGCAATCCAGAGACATGGCCGACTTATCAGGAACCTACATTATTGCTCACTAATCCCACCTTGAGACGAAGGTCTAAAGGTCATCCCAAATTGACCCGATACCTTAATGAAATGGACTCACGCAACATGCGTGGTTCTCGGATATGCCGTCTCTGTGGTGCTCAAGGTCATAGTCGGAGTCGATGTCCTCAGCGTGCAGGAGCGAGCGGTGTTGGTGACAATGGTGGTCCCTAG